The DNA sequence TCCTGAGTCATTTATCGAGTTTCAGGAAGCGGCCTACTTTTTGGCAAATAAGGATGAGTTCACCCGAACGCTCTACACCTACCAGAATGGCACCATCACAGAGCTGCTTTCCCACGGCACTTCGCCAGAATTTGGCCGATTGGAGCGGGATGGCCAACTAGACATCTTCCAGAATCAACTGGTATTTTCCATGTCTGCGCGGAACTTCAGCTATGGCTTCGAACCCTATGCCTACAGTAATGGGGACTCAATTCAGCTGTTGGCCGACGTGAATCCCAACGGGACAAGCTCCAATCCTTCCAGCTTCACCGAAATGGGAGGCAAGTTGTACTTCCTTGCCACTGGACCGGGCACAGGGCGCGAGTTGTGGGTATATGATCCCGATAGTAGCCAAGCACAAATAGCTGTGGATCTGAAACCGGGATTTGGCAATGGTTTCGAAGGACCTACCTCGACCAATACCACCCAGTTGGTAGCCTTTCAGAATCATCTATACTTCGTCGGATGGGACGGGGTGGACGGCTCCCAGATTTTCAAATTTGATGGGACCAACGCTCCTACCGCTTTGATGATTGATGGACAAAGAGCCCAGAGTGTGTCCTCCATCTTTCAGCTTCCCAACCAACTGGCTTTTTCCGCCCGAAATCATCTGGGAGAAAGAGCTCTCTACACCTACGATGGTACAGCACAACCCACTCACGTTTCAGATACGCCGATCTACCAAGCGAAGTATTTCCGCGATGGCTTGATGTTCATGCATGACGATGATATTCATGGAGAGGAAATGTGGTATTTCGACGGCGTGAGCGCTCCCTACTTGCTGGCGGATATTTACCCCGGCAGTGCCGATGCATTGAATTACGGAACGCTGTACAGCTACCGAGGATATTGCGAGGTGGACGGGGTTTTCTACTTCACTGCCGACGACGGTGTGCACGGGAGGGAGTTGTGGAAATTTGATGGGAAGAATGCACCGGAACTCGTTCACGATCTCAACCCCGGATTGGCCGGGAGCTCACCTGCATATTTTGTCGAATACCGAGGTGCGCTGTATGTCGTGGCGGATGACGGCAGCGAAGGAACTGAAATCTGGAAATTCAAAACGCCCAGTACAACCACTATCGAAAGCAATTCCCTGACCTTCAATGTTTACCCAAATCCTACCGAGAACATGCTTGTGTTGAAGACTGATCAGCCCGTCGTCCAAGCGGAAGTCCTCGATCTGAATGGGAAGCGGGTGATGAAAGTCCAAGGGCAACTCACACAACTCAATTGTAGCCATTTGGCTGCTGGTACCTATGTGGTCCGAATCAAAACTGTTCAAGGATCAACGGCTCAAACGCTTTTCTCTAAATTCTAGGAAATTGCCTAGTT is a window from the Pontibacter sp. G13 genome containing:
- a CDS encoding T9SS type A sorting domain-containing protein, which codes for MKSFWLTACAICCVFSLHAQSRVTDIHPSGDSDPKHLTVIDDHIYFSAYHPFYGEEAYVIDSSETTTALPEIVAGTDGSSPESFIEFQEAAYFLANKDEFTRTLYTYQNGTITELLSHGTSPEFGRLERDGQLDIFQNQLVFSMSARNFSYGFEPYAYSNGDSIQLLADVNPNGTSSNPSSFTEMGGKLYFLATGPGTGRELWVYDPDSSQAQIAVDLKPGFGNGFEGPTSTNTTQLVAFQNHLYFVGWDGVDGSQIFKFDGTNAPTALMIDGQRAQSVSSIFQLPNQLAFSARNHLGERALYTYDGTAQPTHVSDTPIYQAKYFRDGLMFMHDDDIHGEEMWYFDGVSAPYLLADIYPGSADALNYGTLYSYRGYCEVDGVFYFTADDGVHGRELWKFDGKNAPELVHDLNPGLAGSSPAYFVEYRGALYVVADDGSEGTEIWKFKTPSTTTIESNSLTFNVYPNPTENMLVLKTDQPVVQAEVLDLNGKRVMKVQGQLTQLNCSHLAAGTYVVRIKTVQGSTAQTLFSKF